Genomic window (bacterium):
GGGAAGAAATGCCTTCCAGCGCCCAAGAGAAGAGGCCGTAGCGTTGCTCAGAGATGTGATGAAAGTCTACCTGTCCTCCTAATGAGGTTCGCTTCTTAAGAACCAAAGCTTAGCATCAACAGAGGACACGAATGAACGCACGTCATTCTCACGTTGCAGCACCCTGCTGGCCTCCGAGCTGGACGAGGTTTATATGGCTTCAGGGGTTATTTTTTCGCTTTCAGGTGGAAAAAGCAGTCGTTGAACCTTGAACAATCGTGTACTCAATCTTATATTTGATATAGAGAGCAAGTGTTTTATACGTAAATTTAGGGTATACTTAGGATTGAGGGCGAAGAGCAACTTCTAGAACCCAGCCTGAAAGAACCTTGGAGAACAAATAATGGAATCTAGCACAGACAGCACCACACCTGAGAATTCTGCCCCTGTAGGAGAATTTAGCGCATCTGACGAGCGTCCAATCCATCTCACTGAGGCCGCGGTAAAGGCGGTTAAGGAGGCAATCGCAGCTGAAGGGGAAGCAGGAGACTCTCTTCGTGTTTCAGTAGTTGGGGGCGGATGCTCTGGATATCAATATAACCTCGACTTTGAAAAAGAGCAGCGGATGGGCGACATAGAGATCTCATTCGGCGACGTTTCTGTTGTAGTGGATTCAGTAAG
Coding sequences:
- a CDS encoding iron-sulfur cluster assembly accessory protein translates to MESSTDSTTPENSAPVGEFSASDERPIHLTEAAVKAVKEAIAAEGEAGDSLRVSVVGGGCSGYQYNLDFEKEQRMGDIEISFGDVSVVVDSVSAGLLKGTVIDFVSGLNGTGFKFENPNANRTCGCGSSFG